One Manduca sexta isolate Smith_Timp_Sample1 chromosome 26, JHU_Msex_v1.0, whole genome shotgun sequence genomic region harbors:
- the LOC115454358 gene encoding larval cuticle protein LCP-22-like, with translation MKLIITFAAVLAVAAAQFPGFGPLNIPRYVRPTIPPPPPPRPSPASISVSRVSNSDQNANIIRYENEIYPDGRYNYAYETDNGIAAQEEGVPRDFGGNPPVRPDVAQGSFAWTSPEGVPIAISYIADENGYQPSGDAIPTPHPIPEAILKALDYISRNPPQQKKK, from the exons ATGAAGCTTATC ATTACTTTCGCCGCTGTATTGGCTGTGGCTGCCGCCCAGTTCCCGGGATTCGGTCCTCTCAACATCCCGCGATATGTCCGCCCCACGATCCCTCCACCACCTCCCCCGCGCCCCTCCCCCGCCTCGATCAGCGTGAGCCGCGTCTCCAACAGCGACCAGAATGCCAACATTATCCGTTATGAGAACGAGATCTACCCCGACGGTCGCTACAACTATGC GTACGAGACTGACAATGGCATCGCAGCCCAAGAAGAAGGAGTTCCCCGTGACTTCGGTGGCAACCCACCAGTCAGGCCTGACGTTGCTCAAGGCTCCTTCGCTTGGACTTCTCCCGAGGGAGTACCCATTGCGATAAGCTACATCGCTGATGAGAACGGTTACCAGCCCTcg GGTGATGCTATCCCGACTCCTCACCCAATCCCGGAAGCCATCCTGAAGGCTCTTGACTACATCAGCAGGAACCCACCCCAACAGAAGAAGAAGTGA